The Vigna unguiculata cultivar IT97K-499-35 chromosome 11, ASM411807v1, whole genome shotgun sequence genomic sequence taccccttgttcctaaaactctgcagagtttgggaaccgtcacaAGTGCAAGCCACCGAGAGCTCCAATgtcacttacataatccggatattgagtctagaatGATGATATTGTGTTATGGTTGTGGTGATTTGGATGATTCTGATAATTGTGTGATCAACCCTGATTGATGCTTAACTACCAAATTGCATGATTTATTCTTAattaagttagcttacccttcttgtatGTTGTGTGCTCTGTGTGTCTTCTAtttttgcaatgatcgtccTTATTGAATGGTGTGAGCAGATATAGGTGCAGGTGAGGATACACCCCTCCTGGACAGAAGTTGAGTGCTATTTGGACGCTTCCAACAGTAGTTGTCATCTTTTGTTCCGCCTAGATATTTTGGGCGTTTTGTAACCCCTTTTGCTCAGTATAGGCTATATGTATAGACAATATATGTATAGTTATTTTGAGGATGACTGTATTGTTACCTTATACTGACCTATTACTATCATCTGCTTCtgaattatcataatttaatgttttgtttgatagcgtaaaaactattaaaacgAGATGTtacatattttaacaaaaattgggattaaattgaacaaaaataatgaatataaagactaaattgaaaaccaaataataatattaatacaaactgacacgtggcactagcattgactcGTGACACAATTATGACTtcgacaatttttttgaaattaaaataaataaataaataaataaaactaggaGCTGACATGTATTGTTCAAAACCATTAACTACTTACGCACGTTAATAAAGAAGAacaaattgatcaaaatttaacaaaaataaagatttagttaaacactaaacaaaaataatgatcaaattaaataaaaacaataaaaataaagaccaaatatatattaaaataaaaaaacaaattgaaattcaCCGCCTTCTTCAGAATTTAAAGGATTAAAAAGTATTCTACGAGATAATTACGAAACGTGTCCAGATATAAAAACGTAAATGGATATAACAAGTTTCCCAATATTCCTCTGTTTGTCTTCTCTGATCTCACacaatttttctctcttctccactgttCTTCACTCTTCTCTCATCTCTGGTAAgcaatatcatttttcattgCAAGCTATCTCTGTTTCCcccttttaatttttgttttatcgtTCATCAACGGATCGTTACCTTCctagcaaaccctaattttgtatttattttgggATTTTCCAATCTGTGTCTTTTGCTACAGAATCGTTGCCATGGCTAAGAGCTCGTTCAAAATGGAACACCCTCTCGGTTCGTTTTTctcgttttcttcaattttcatcAAATGTTATCGTGCAGTTTTAATTGGGAATTTAAGTTGAGGTTTGGGATTCTCGAaggcatttttaattttcatgtttcTGCTTTGTATTTTCCCACTTGGAGCTTGGAATATTTATTTCCTAATCCCATGATGTGTGTCCTCCTCCCTACAAAAAATGGAACTTTTTAGTCGATTAGTATTTTccgttttattttattttgcttaGTATGAAAGTGATCTGTGTTATATCACCTGAGTATGCACTTTCCTTTGTTTTGTTGAGAAGATTGTgtagatttttgtttttatatgatATCCTACTTTCTATTAGATGGGTTTGTTGTTGCTAGTACGTCTTGTCTGGTTTATTTACTCTTCAATTTCATGGGCGATCTGATTTTTGCATCATGTTAAAGAAAAATGACTCTCTGGAAACTAAACATCATTAGTGAGTGTGCAAGTTTGTATTTCTCTAATATGTCCTAAACTTTCATGCCAGAGAGGAGACAGGCTGAAGCAGCTCGCATAAGAGAGAAGTATCCTGACAGAATTCCTGTAAGACATAATTTCTTTTGTCTGTATACGTCCTTATCATCCTCTTTTTGCTGATTAACCTGGATGCCTGTTTCAATGTAGGTAATTGTTGAAAGGGCAGAGAAGAGTGATGTTCCTGAAATTGATAAGAAAAAGTTAgtcttttttctattctttggAAACTGCAATTGTAAACATTGGCAATGTTTGTTTactccaattatatttgtttaagtgTTATTACTTTTTGAATGTCAGAATAGCTaccaatttaaattttggtAAGCATACACCATAGACACTTCAAGTTTCTTACTTTTTACTTGAACTTGAGCTATACTGGCCTTTATTTTGTTTGGGGTATTTTGAGTTTTCCCCCTTTATGTCTGTTGTTGCATCGATTGAAATTGTTCATAAGACCGCAAACCTATATAGACTTTGCTTCCAACATGGTAAGCAGAATCAGAATCCGTATGTTCTCTTCCTAATATGGAATTAAATGGGAAAATAGTAAAgactatatataaaaaagaagaagaagatgctTTTGCGATTTAGTTTATATGAAAACTCACAAATTTCAGTATTGGAGGATGTAATAACTGGTTAATTTGATCACACAGAGAACTTGGGTTCTAGCCAAAGCTTATGTGAGTTAGGTTCTAGCTAATGCTTGGGTGTTAAGCAAGTGAAAGTTTAAGAATTTAGAGAATATTGGCAATCATCTAAGTGTTCAAGTGGATACATAATTCATCTCCTTTGTTTCCTCTTTATTTACtgtttatattattgttcttttGGATGACTGTAGGTATCTTGTTCCTGCTGATTTAACTGTTGGGCAGTTTGTGTATGTGGTGAGGAAGAGAATCAAGCTGAGCCCCGAGAAGGCAATCTTCATTTTTGTGAAGAACATCTTACCACCAACTGgtaatgtgtgtgtgtgtgtatggaTTTTTTGGGTTTGTACGTGGAATATTTGTTTACATAAAATAATGAATGTTCTTATGGTTAATTTTGTGATGTAAGTTGTCATTGTCTGTTCATGCAGCGGCAATGATGTCTGCAATATACGAGGAAAACAAAGACGAAGATGGATTCCTATATATGACTTACAGTGGAGAGAACACATTTGGACTTGTGTTCTGAAGTAATCCTTGACTGGCAACCATACCTGAATAGAAAATCCTAAAATGACCAATGTGAAGAAAATGCTTAATTGTAAATTCTCTTGTTTGATGCTTTTATTGTAAAGTGTACTTTTATGTCTACTGGAAGTTATTTGAAAATTGTCGTCTTTGTTGTATCACTTCTAAGTTGTTAATGTCTAAGGGTATGCTTGTTATGTGTTCACACTAATGTATTTCTGATTGGCgtaatacaattatattttacatatcTTAAGGGCCCAAAATATCATCTGTgataaaatttgacaaaaaattgGAAGAGAAACTATGACTTCAGAGCAAGCGTAGTAGGTCATTTATTTGACATCAGGCTTTCTTACGTGAAGTTCTTGTGCAAGTTACTCAAAATTTTGTCTACTTATAGCTTGCAAGTCACATTTAGGTAAGAGAAGTATTAACAACATAGTTTAACGTGACTTTTGGAAAAAATCTTCCTTGATCATTGACATTTATGATACATTATAAAAGTATGCGTCTTACTTAACAAGTTACACGATTGcttatgattttgaaaaaaaaaattataactatacaagaagaatataaattatatatatatatatatagagagagagagagagagagggagtttcctagttaaaaataattatgcgtgattaattataattaagttttggataagaaaagaaataaattgaaattattggGCTTTTCAGAAGCATATTGGAGTATGTACTAACATCGggtaaactttttttattagtcTAGTTTAGATGAACATAATCTAATTCAATCtaatgtaaattataaaaattgaaaatgaaaaacaaaacaaaagaaaaactgaATACAGAACTAAATAATGGAAAGTaaaaccattaaattttttatataaattataagtattttctgaTGGAGATAATTGTGATCAAACTGGGTGTTGACCATTAAAGATATCTTGAGATTGACCtgcaaaattcaaatattattttccaaAGCGTGCAAGCACAATTCTATTTGTAGAGTTACCGTACCTACCAGCCACTaatcttattatttaaatcgaatcttatttttctaataCTGTTTTTAAAGTGGATAATTTCCATTGAATAAATTTTCACTATATTCGTTGTGTATTTTAAGGTTGAATTCTTTCGTCTTGAGAAAACAGTAAAAGCCAAAAAACAACCCAATTTTAATTTCTTCCGATCAAATTAAAATCggtatacattttaaattaaagtgaTAACAAATAAAGAGGTTAATTAAGAAGAGTTTTCTCTTTAAACAAATACTTCAAACAAAAGAGTACATAAATTATTCCTCCCCAAAATGAAACTGTCTTACGCAGccatatttgaaaaattttctacTTTGTTAGCGTACGACATAAACTCATCATGTTGTG encodes the following:
- the LOC114168482 gene encoding autophagy-related protein 8d, which produces MAKSSFKMEHPLERRQAEAARIREKYPDRIPVIVERAEKSDVPEIDKKKYLVPADLTVGQFVYVVRKRIKLSPEKAIFIFVKNILPPTAAMMSAIYEENKDEDGFLYMTYSGENTFGLVF